A single window of Eucalyptus grandis isolate ANBG69807.140 chromosome 1, ASM1654582v1, whole genome shotgun sequence DNA harbors:
- the LOC120295979 gene encoding importin beta SMX1-like: protein MALSASDLPAVYALPANSMSGDERVRKPAEAALGEFKSRPGFCSCLMEVITAKDLAPQVDVRLMASVYFKNSVNRYWRTRRDTPGISADEKAHLTHTLYLRLSSHASDLSALLLLWIFFFSAYKHVK from the exons ATGGCGCTATCGGCTTCCGACCTCCCCGCCGTCTACGCCCTGCCCGCCAATTCGATGAGCGGTGACGAGAGGGTGCGCAAGCCGGCCGAGGCCGCGCTCGGCGAGTTCAAGAGCAGGCCCGGCTTCTGCTCCTGTCTCATG GAAGTGATAACCGCGAAGGATTTGGCGCCTCAAGTGGACGTCCGCTTGATGGCGTCGGTGTATTTCAAGAACAGCGTCAACCGGTACTGGAGGACCAGGCGCGATACCCC GGGAATCAGCGCTGATGAGAAGGCCCATCTGACGCACACCCTTTACTTACGCCTATCAAGCCATGCATCAGATCTTTccgctcttcttcttttatggatcttttttttttccgcttaTAAACATGTCAAgtaa
- the LOC120288828 gene encoding LOW QUALITY PROTEIN: pyruvate decarboxylase 1-like (The sequence of the model RefSeq protein was modified relative to this genomic sequence to represent the inferred CDS: inserted 2 bases in 1 codon; deleted 2 bases in 1 codon) has protein sequence MDTSIGALSSCKPPATTSGXAPNGAAAAIQGSSPGPAAVGSDSTMGRHIARRLVQIGVTDVFSVPGDFNLTLLDHLIAEPGLNLVGCCNELNAGYAADGYARARGVGACVVTFTVGGLSVLNAIAGAYSENLPVVCIVGGPNSNDYGTNRVLHHTIGLPDFSQELRCFQTVTCFQAVVNNLEDAHELIDTAISTALKESKPVYISIGCNLPAIPHPTFSREPVPFALSPKLTNQMGLEAAVEAAAEFLNKAVKPVMVGGPKLRVAKACEAFVELVDACGCAVAVMPSAKGLVPEHHPHFLGTYWGAVSTAFCTEIVESADAYLFAGPIFNDYSSVGYSLLLKKEKAIILQPDRVVIGNGPAFGCVLMKDFLKALSKRVKRNTTAYENYHRIFVPEGHPLKCEPKEPLRVNVLFEHIQDMLSSESAVIAETGDSWFNCQKLKLPRGCGYEFQMQYGSIGWSVGATLGYAQAVPEKRVIACIGDGSFQVTAQDVSTMLRCGQNTIIFLINNGGYTIEVEIHDGPYNVIKNWNYTGLVEAIHNGEGKCWTAKVFYEEELIKAIKTATGPKKDCLCFIEVIVHKDDTSKELLEWGSRVSAANSRPPNPQ, from the exons atggACACCAGCATCGGAGCGCTCAGCTCATGCAAGCCCCCTGCAACGACGTCGGG CGCCCCCAACGGCGCCGCCGCGGCCATCCAGGGCTCGTCCCCCGGGCCCGCTGCGGTCGGCTCC GACTCCACCATGGGCCGCCACATCGCCCGCCGGCTCGTCCAGATCGGCGTCACCGACGTCTTCTCCGTCCCCGGCGACTTCAACCTCACGCTCCTCGACCACCTCATCGCCGAGCCGGGGCTCAACCTCGTCGGCTGCTGCAACGAGCTCAACGCCGGGTACGCCGCCGACGGCTACGCCCGCGCCCGGGGCGTCGGGGCCTGCGTCGTGACGTTCACCGTCGGCGGGCTCAGCGTGCTCAACGCCATCGCCGGGGCGTACAGCGAGAACCTGCCGGTGGTCTGCATCGTGGGCGGGCCCAACTCCAACGACTACGGGACGAACAGGGTGCTTCACCATACCATCGGGTTGCCAGATTTCAGCCAGGAGCTTCGGTGTTTTCAGACTGTTACTTGCTTTCAG GCTGTGGTAAATAACTTGGAAGATGCACATGAACTGATCGATACTGCAATCTCGACTGCTCTGAAAGAAAGCAAGCCGGTTTACATAAGCATAGGCTGCAACTTGCCTGCCATACCTCACCCGACTTTCAGTCGCGAACCGGTTCCATTTGCACTCTCTCCCAA ATTGACTAATCAGATGGGATTAGAAGCTGCAGTAGAGGCAGCTGCAGAGTTCTTGAACAAGGCAGTAAAGCCGGTAATGGTGGGCGGCCCAAAACTCCGGGTTGCAAAGGCTTGTGAAGCCTTCGTAGAACTAGTTGATGCATGTGGCTGTGCTGTAGCTGTGATGCCATCGGCAAAGGGGCTCGTGCCCGAGCACCATCCCCACTTCCTTGGGACTTACTGGGGTGCGGTGAGCACTGCATTCTGCACCGAGATCGTGGAATCCGCAGATGCCTACTTATTTGCTGGGCCCATCTTCAATGACTACAGCTCCGTTGGTTATTCCCTCCTTCTCAAGAAGGAGAAGGCCATTATTTTGCAGCCTGATAGGGTTGTGATTGGAAATGGACCCGCTTTTGGTTGTGTTCTGATGAAGGATTTTCTTAAAGCACTCTCGAAGCGGGTCAAGCGGAATACCACTGCTTATGAGAATTATCACAGGATTTTTGTTCCGGAGGGCCATCCATTGAAGTGTGAACCCAAGGAGCCCTTGAGGGTGAATGTCCTCTTCGAGCACATACAGGACATGCTCTCTAGTGAATCAGCTGTGATTGCTGAGACTGGAGACTCTTGGTTCAACTGCCAGAAGCTAAAATTACCAAGAGGCTGCGG GTATGAGTTCCAAATGCAGTATGGATCCATTGGATGGTCTGTTGGTGCAACACTTGGGTATGCACAGGCAGTGCCAGAGAAGAGAGTCATTGCATGCATTGGAGATGGTAGCTTCCAG GTAACCGCCCAAGACGTGTCAACTATGCTGCGATGTGGGCAGAACACCATCATCTTCCTGATAAACAACGGTGGCTACACCATCGAAGTCGAGATCCATGATGGTCCCTACAATGTGATCAAGAACTGGAACTACACTGGCCTGGTGGAAGCAATTCACAATGGCGAGGGCAAGTGCTGGACAGCAAAA GTTTTCTACGAGGAGGAGCTTATCAAAGCGATTAAGACGGCGACAGGACCCAAGAAGGATTGCTTGTGCTTCATAGAGGTGATAGTTCACAAGGACGACACTAGCAAAGAGCTTCTGGAATGGGGTTCCCGGGTTTCGGCCGCCAATAGTCGCCCTCCCAATCCTCAGTAG